A part of Oncorhynchus masou masou isolate Uvic2021 chromosome 30, UVic_Omas_1.1, whole genome shotgun sequence genomic DNA contains:
- the LOC135521889 gene encoding glyceraldehyde-3-phosphate dehydrogenase, with amino-acid sequence MVKVGVNGFGRIGRLVTRAAFHSKKGVEIVAINDPFIDLDYMVYMFKYDSTHGRFHGEVKAEGGKLVIDGHKITVFHERDPANIKWGDAGATYVVESTGVFTTIEKASTHLKGGAKRVVISAPSADAPMFVMGVNHEKYENSLKVVSNASCTTNCLAPLAKVIHDNYHIIEGLMSTVHAVTATQKTVDGPSGKLWRDGRGASQNIIPASTGAAKAVGKVIPELNGKITGMAFRVPTPNVSVVDLTVRLEKPASYDAIKKVVKAAADGPMKGILGYTEQQVVSSDFNGDTHSSIFDAGAGIALNDHFVKLVTWYDNEFGYSNRVIDLMAHMATKE; translated from the exons ATGGTGAAAGTAGGTGTCAATGG ATTCGGCCGTATCGGGCGTCTGGTGACCCGTGCTGCATTCCACTCCAAGAAGGGAGTTGAGATTGTTGCCATCAACGACCCCTTCATCGACCTGGACTACATG gtCTACATGTTCAAGTATGACTCCACCCACGGACGTTTCCACGGTGAGGTCAAGGCTGAGGGTGGCAAGCTGGTCATCGATGGACACAAAATCACTGTGTTCCACGA gAGAGACCCAGCTAACATCAAGTGGGGAGATGCTGGTGCCACCTATGTAGTTGAGTCAACAGGTGTTTTCACCACCATTGAGAAGGCCTCT ACCCATCTGAAGGGCGGTGCCAAGAGGGTTGTCATCTCTGCTCCCAGCGCTGATGCACCCATGTTCGTCATGGGCGTGAACCACGAGAAGTACGAGAACTCCCTCAAGGTTGTCAG CAATGCTTCATGCACAACCAACTGCCTGGCTCCCCTGGCCAAGGTCATCCACGATAACTACCACATCATTGAGGGTCTGATG agcacCGTTCACGCCGTCACCGCCACCCAGAAGACTGTTGATGGTCCTTCTGGAAAGCTGTGGAGGGATGGACGTGGTGCCAGCCAGAACATCATCCCTGCCTCCACCGGAGCAGCCAAGGCTGTCGGCAAGGTCATCCCCGAGCTGAACGG CAAGATCACTGGCATGGCCTTCCGTGTCCCCACCCCCAACGTCTCAGTGGTGGACCTGACCGTCCGTCTGGAGAAGCCT GCCAGCTACGACGCCATCAAGAAGGTTGTCAAGGCTGCTGCCGATGGACCCATGAAGGGAATTCTTGGATACACAGAGCAACAGGTTGTCTCTTCAGACTTCAACGGCGACACCCACTCCTCCATCTTTGATGCCGGCGCTGGCATTGCTCTGAACGACCACTTCGTCAAGCTGGTCACATG gtatGACAATGAGTTTGGCTACAGCAACCGCGTCATTGACCTGATGGCTCACATGGCCACCAAGGAGTAA
- the LOC135523059 gene encoding melanopsin-B-like — MSLGGNGSWRGSVPSSIPPAFLSHLSPSTDLGVAIFLILTGVVSVVGNGIVLLVYCRKKKKLRPPELMTINLAICDFGYSLLGAPCLIISSVSHGWVFGEAGCLWYGLQGFVFGIGSLITTCLISLDRCLKICSFRYGQWIEKRHMSMSIGLVWFYSLFWASLPVFGFGSYGPEPFGTSCTINWWGMRSSLIDRLYILLILIMCFFLPTLTIVASYMTILLTVYRSSRALASIPSSTVTHTNKDLRLTKIAAVVCSTFLLSWTPYAIVSLYSALAPKEEHWAGEAMQGGGPSMGTGGSTGMASAFPNIPNIMGLLNWTSTENYGSNYGSVYYDPGESLRDVTNPDPYSYSGLGHSLPAASTRSSAPGQEGESETGSNRPVSCLPPMVSLIPAMFAKSHCMINPFIYQIMNKEFREDVYDMLFGRQNGERRRMQGRAGSYSDTPKGSLSYCHSWQGRSNPKAMPMVELGKKERAGDTISVGWDALGVASLDTQVNIDGQSLSEAGRELGGSTSSSLMTE, encoded by the exons ATGTCTCTGGGAGGAAATGGCTCGTGGAGGGGCTCTgtcccatcctccatccctcctgccTTCCTTTCTCACCTCTCCCCCAGCACTGACCTGGGAGTCGCCATCTTCCTCATCCTCACAG gTGTAGTGTCCGTGGTTGGGAATGGCATAGTGCTGTTGGTTTACTGtagaaagaagaagaaactcaGACCACCAGAACTCATGACTATTAACCTGGCCATCTGTGATTTTGGATACAGCCTCTTGGGGGCGCCATGCCTCATAATTTCCAG TGTGTCCCATGGCTGGGTGTTTGGGGAAGCAGGGTGCCTGTGGTACGGGTTGCAGGGCTTTGTTTTTGGGATCGGCTCCCTCATCACCACCTGTCTCATCTCTCTGGACCGCTGCCTCAAGATCTGCAGCTTCAGATACG gtCAGTGGATCGAGAAACGTCACATGTCCATGTCCATAGGGCTGGTGTGGTTCTACTCTCTATTCTGGGCCTCCCTGCCTGTTTTTGGCTTCGGCAGCTACGGACCAGAACCCTTTGGGACCAGCTGCACCATAAACTG GTGGGGGATGAGGTCATCTTTGATTGACAGGCTCTACATCTTGCTGATCCTGATCATGTGCTTTTTTCTCCCCACATTGACCATCGTCGCCTCCTACATGACCATTCTGCTGACG GTTTACCGTTCTAGTCGCGCTCTGGCATCTATTCCCTCCTCAACTGTCACTCACACCAACAAAGACCTGAGACTCACAAAG atAGCAGCTGTGGTGTGTTCCACCTTCCTCTTATCCTGGACTCCCTATGCCATTGTCTCCCTCTACTCTGCCTTGGCCCCCAAGGAGGAGCATTGGGCCGGGGAGGCCATGCAGGGAGGAGGCCCCTCCATGGGGACTGGAGGATCCACTGGGATGGCCTCAGCCTTCCCAAACATCCCCAACATTATGGGTCTCCTCAATTGGACCTCCACGGAAAACTACGGAAGCAACTACGGAAGCGTCTACTACGACCCTGGAGAATCCTTGCGGGACGTGACCAACCCAGATCCCTACTCCTATTCTGGTTTAGGCCACAGTCTGCCTGCTGCTTCCACTCGCAGTTCAGCCCCAGGCCAGGAGGGGGAGTCGGAGACAGGGAGCAACCGGCCGGTGTCCTGCCTGCCACCTATGGTGTCTCTGATACCAGCAATGTTTGCCAAGTCTCACTGCATGATTAACCCCTTCATCTACCAAATCATGAACAAGGAGTTCAGAGAGGACGTGTACGACATGCTGTTTGGGAGACAGaacggggagaggaggagaatgcaGGGAAGAGCAGGGAGCTACTCTGACA ccCCCAAAGGCAGCCTCTCCTACTGCCACAGCTGGCAAGGGAGGAGCAACCCCAAGGCCATGCCCATGGTGGAgttgggaaagaaagagagggctGGCGACACCATCTCGGTGGGGTGGGACGCCCTGGGCGTGGCC